One window of the Bradyrhizobium sp. NP1 genome contains the following:
- a CDS encoding chorismate mutase, giving the protein MSKPPPAPPSLAELRKEIDAIDEQVHRLLMARGDIIDRLIRVKQTQEVGSAFRPAREADMMRRLVQRHRGILPLDTVESIWRVIIATFTYVQAPFAVHADVSTSEPAMRDSARFHFGFTVPYVAHFSASAAVDAVAKSKGDLALVSATSSRAPWWLTLEAEGAPKIIARLPFVERADHPAALPVFVVSRVADNAMVTEVETWSVRVSGWNAEIARALSPLAEIVAVPDTAFDGAALLVSIAGAGRLDAVMRALVDAGASVRSSALVGSHATRYTVPINGVAR; this is encoded by the coding sequence ATGTCCAAACCACCCCCAGCGCCGCCCTCGCTTGCCGAACTGCGCAAGGAGATCGACGCGATCGACGAACAGGTGCATCGACTGCTGATGGCGCGCGGCGACATCATCGACCGGCTGATCCGGGTCAAGCAGACCCAGGAGGTCGGCTCGGCGTTCCGCCCCGCACGCGAGGCCGACATGATGCGCCGCCTGGTGCAGCGCCATCGCGGCATCCTGCCGCTCGACACGGTGGAGAGCATCTGGCGCGTCATCATCGCGACCTTCACCTATGTGCAGGCGCCGTTCGCGGTGCATGCCGACGTCTCGACGAGCGAACCCGCGATGCGGGATTCGGCGCGCTTTCACTTCGGTTTCACCGTGCCCTATGTGGCGCATTTTTCCGCATCCGCCGCCGTCGACGCGGTGGCAAAATCGAAAGGCGATCTCGCGCTGGTCTCCGCCACGTCAAGCCGCGCACCCTGGTGGCTGACGCTGGAAGCCGAGGGCGCGCCGAAGATCATCGCCCGGCTGCCCTTCGTCGAGCGCGCCGACCATCCGGCGGCGCTGCCGGTTTTCGTCGTCTCGCGCGTCGCCGACAACGCCATGGTGACCGAGGTCGAGACCTGGAGCGTGCGCGTCTCGGGCTGGAATGCCGAGATCGCGCGCGCGCTGTCGCCGCTCGCCGAGATCGTCGCGGTGCCCGACACCGCCTTTGACGGTGCGGCGCTGCTCGTATCGATCGCAGGCGCCGGCCGCCTCGACGCCGTCATGCGCGCGCTGGTCGATGCGGGAGCGTCGGTGCGTTCATCGGCCCTCGTCGGCAGCCATGCAACGCGCTATACGGTGCCCATTAACGGGGTAGCCCGCTAG
- a CDS encoding homoserine O-acetyltransferase codes for MADVQSIASPAIQAEDRAHEVDHPTSQVAKFGLNEPLKLDCGVDLAPFQIAYQTYGELNADRSNAVLMCHALTLDQHVANIHPVTGKPGWWESMVGPGRPLDTNQYFVICANVIGGCMGSTGPASTNPATGKPWGLEFPVVTIPDMVRAQAMLLDRLGIDTLFCVVGGSMGGMQVLQWTAAYPERVFSALPIACSTRHSAQNIAFHELGRQAVMADPNWYQGRYTEHDTLPHRGLAVARMAAHITYLSDAALHRKFGRRMQDRELPTFSFDADFQVESYLRYQGSSFVERFDANSYLYLTRAMDYFDIAADHDGVLAQAFRGIKTRFCVVSFTSDWLFPTSESRALVHALNASSARVSFAEIETDKGHDAFLLDVPEFFDISRAFLQSAGKARGLPGG; via the coding sequence ATGGCAGACGTGCAGTCGATAGCAAGTCCGGCGATCCAGGCCGAGGACCGCGCGCATGAGGTCGACCATCCGACGTCGCAGGTCGCGAAGTTCGGCTTGAACGAGCCGCTGAAGCTCGATTGCGGCGTTGATCTGGCGCCTTTCCAGATCGCCTATCAGACCTATGGCGAGCTCAACGCCGACCGCTCCAACGCGGTGCTGATGTGTCATGCGCTGACGCTGGATCAGCATGTCGCCAACATCCATCCCGTGACCGGCAAGCCGGGCTGGTGGGAGAGCATGGTCGGGCCCGGCCGGCCGCTCGACACCAACCAGTACTTCGTCATCTGCGCCAATGTGATCGGCGGCTGCATGGGCTCGACGGGGCCGGCCTCGACCAACCCGGCGACCGGCAAACCCTGGGGGCTGGAATTTCCCGTCGTCACCATCCCCGACATGGTGCGCGCGCAAGCCATGCTGCTCGATCGACTCGGCATCGACACGCTGTTTTGCGTGGTCGGCGGCTCGATGGGCGGGATGCAGGTGCTGCAATGGACCGCCGCCTATCCGGAGCGCGTGTTTTCCGCGCTGCCGATCGCCTGCTCGACGCGCCACTCGGCGCAGAACATCGCCTTCCACGAGCTTGGCCGTCAGGCCGTGATGGCGGATCCGAACTGGTACCAGGGACGTTACACCGAACATGACACGCTGCCGCATCGCGGGCTCGCAGTGGCGCGGATGGCCGCGCACATCACCTATCTCTCGGACGCGGCGCTGCACCGCAAGTTCGGCCGGCGGATGCAGGACCGCGAGCTGCCGACCTTCTCCTTCGACGCTGACTTCCAGGTCGAGAGCTATCTGCGTTACCAGGGCTCGTCCTTTGTCGAGCGTTTCGATGCCAACAGCTACCTCTATTTGACGCGGGCGATGGACTATTTCGACATCGCTGCCGACCATGACGGCGTGCTGGCGCAGGCATTCCGCGGTATCAAGACCCGCTTCTGCGTGGTGTCGTTTACCTCTGACTGGCTGTTTCCGACCTCGGAATCACGGGCGCTGGTGCATGCGCTGAATGCCTCGAGCGCACGCGTGTCGTTCGCCGAGATCGAGACCGACAAGGGCCACGACGCCTTCCTGCTCGACGTGCCCGAGTTCTTCGATATTTCCCGCGCCTTCCTGCAATCGGCGGGCAAGGCGCGCGGGCTTCCGGGTGGTTGA
- the metW gene encoding methionine biosynthesis protein MetW, which yields MAVQEQTLPLEGLSPDRTGNYRSDHRLVAGMVKPGSKVLDVGCGDGDLLQLLESRGIDGRGIELSREGVNRCVAKGLAVVQGDADTDLVNYPDDAFDYVILSQTLQATRQPKVVLENLLRIGHRAIVSFPNFGFWKMRLQLLVGGHMPRTENLPATWYDTANIHFCTIKDFVQLCDEIGVKMERAVALDTFGRPVPLNLPWWVWNMFGEQGVFLLSRAEKGK from the coding sequence ATGGCCGTGCAAGAGCAGACCCTGCCGCTCGAAGGGCTCTCGCCCGATCGTACCGGCAATTACCGCAGTGATCATCGGCTGGTCGCCGGGATGGTCAAGCCTGGCTCGAAGGTCCTCGATGTCGGCTGCGGCGACGGTGACCTGCTGCAACTGCTTGAAAGCCGCGGCATCGACGGGCGCGGCATCGAGCTGTCGCGCGAGGGCGTCAATCGCTGCGTCGCCAAGGGCCTTGCGGTGGTGCAGGGCGATGCCGACACCGACCTCGTCAACTATCCCGACGACGCCTTCGACTATGTGATCCTGTCGCAGACGCTGCAGGCGACGCGGCAGCCGAAGGTCGTGCTGGAGAATCTGCTGCGGATCGGCCACCGCGCCATCGTCTCGTTTCCGAATTTCGGTTTCTGGAAGATGCGGCTGCAGCTTCTGGTCGGCGGCCACATGCCGCGCACCGAGAATCTGCCGGCGACCTGGTACGACACTGCCAACATCCATTTCTGCACCATCAAGGACTTCGTGCAGCTCTGCGACGAGATCGGCGTCAAGATGGAGCGCGCGGTGGCGCTCGACACCTTCGGCCGGCCGGTGCCGCTCAATCTGCCCTGGTGGGTCTGGAACATGTTCGGCGAGCAGGGCGTGTTTCTGCTCAGCCGGGCAGAGAAGGGGAAGTGA
- a CDS encoding alpha/beta hydrolase, which translates to MPHAVTRDKVRLYFEEAGSGTPIIFLHEFAADHTNWEPQMRYFSRGHRCIAYSARGYTPSDLPASSEVYTYRHFYTDALAVLDHLGIAKAHFVGLSMGAYSSLQIGLNAPERALSMTLAGVGSGSELERLEQFRAQCRANAEQFETLGSAGVARVTREAPSRISFMLKDPRGHADFYAALARHDSKGSANTMRSFQGARPSIYTMTEAIRKVATPALIICGDEDEACVGPSLFLKRHLPASGLSMFAKTGHVLNLEEPALFNETVERFIALAEAGRWGARDPRSILA; encoded by the coding sequence ATGCCCCACGCCGTCACCCGCGACAAGGTCCGCCTTTATTTCGAGGAAGCGGGCAGCGGAACGCCGATCATTTTCCTGCACGAGTTCGCGGCCGACCACACCAATTGGGAGCCGCAGATGCGCTACTTCTCACGCGGCCATCGCTGCATCGCCTATTCGGCGCGCGGCTACACGCCCTCCGACCTCCCGGCATCGAGCGAGGTCTATACCTACCGGCACTTCTATACCGACGCGCTGGCGGTGCTCGATCATCTCGGCATCGCGAAGGCGCATTTCGTCGGTCTCTCGATGGGTGCCTATTCGTCGCTGCAGATCGGTCTCAACGCGCCCGAGCGCGCGCTCTCGATGACGCTGGCCGGCGTAGGCTCCGGCTCGGAGCTGGAGAGACTGGAGCAATTCCGCGCGCAATGCCGCGCCAACGCCGAGCAGTTCGAGACGCTCGGGTCAGCCGGTGTCGCCAGGGTGACGCGCGAGGCGCCGAGCCGGATTTCCTTCATGCTGAAGGACCCGCGCGGTCATGCCGATTTCTATGCCGCGCTGGCGCGGCATGATTCCAAGGGGTCGGCCAACACCATGCGCAGCTTTCAAGGAGCGCGGCCCTCGATCTACACCATGACGGAGGCGATCCGGAAAGTGGCAACGCCCGCTCTGATCATCTGCGGCGACGAGGACGAGGCCTGCGTCGGGCCGAGCCTGTTCCTGAAGCGCCATCTTCCGGCCTCCGGGCTCTCGATGTTCGCAAAGACCGGCCATGTGCTGAACCTCGAGGAGCCCGCGCTGTTCAACGAGACGGTCGAGCGCTTCATCGCGCTCGCTGAGGCGGGCCGCTGGGGCGCGCGCGACCCGCGGTCGATACTCGCCTGA
- a CDS encoding TIGR02594 family protein, producing the protein MALAVCSLTFAVAASPASARPHHGAGRHARAYHAGHHAKRHLAAHHYRHYRHVARAERFERRAALMHARGLENAQASVAPTQTSGETTMTGGFGSSTLVSEARRYLGGNPTSRASLWCARFMNMVLERTGHHGTGSDMASSFARYGQRVSGPQVGAIAVMGRRGGGHVGIITGIDAKGNPIMISGNNGNRVREAPVSRGRIYAYVMPN; encoded by the coding sequence ATGGCGCTGGCAGTCTGTTCTCTCACATTCGCTGTTGCCGCATCGCCGGCCTCGGCCCGTCCGCATCATGGCGCAGGGCGCCACGCGCGGGCCTACCATGCCGGCCACCACGCGAAGCGGCATCTCGCCGCACACCACTATCGCCACTATCGGCATGTCGCGCGGGCCGAGCGCTTCGAGCGTCGCGCCGCGCTGATGCATGCCCGCGGCCTGGAAAATGCGCAGGCGAGCGTCGCGCCGACTCAGACGTCGGGTGAAACGACCATGACGGGCGGCTTCGGCTCGTCGACCCTGGTCAGCGAGGCGCGTCGCTATCTCGGCGGCAATCCGACCAGTCGCGCCAGCCTGTGGTGCGCGCGTTTCATGAACATGGTGCTGGAGCGCACTGGCCATCACGGCACCGGCTCCGACATGGCGAGCTCGTTCGCCCGTTACGGCCAGCGCGTCTCGGGGCCGCAGGTCGGCGCCATCGCCGTCATGGGCCGCCGCGGCGGCGGCCATGTCGGCATCATCACGGGCATCGACGCCAAGGGCAATCCGATCATGATCTCGGGCAACAACGGCAACCGGGTCCGCGAAGCGCCGGTCTCGCGCGGCCGCATCTACGCCTATGTGATGCCGAACTGA
- a CDS encoding MOSC domain-containing protein, whose product MSARTSAEITGLYRYPVKGLTPEALARVALAAGEMLPADRRYAIENGPSGFDPAAPKWLSKAHFLMLMRDEWLAALNTHFDEQSHRLTIRRHGAVQAEGDLETAAGRTAIERFFANTYAGQIKGPPKVISSDGHRFSDVASKVVSIINLSSVQAIENIVGAPVHPLRFRANLYVRGWPAWHEFDLLDRTLAIGNARLKVVKRIKRCAAINVDPDTAMRDLAIPNDLMRRLNHADCGVYAEVISAGEIGVGDQVAVEQPTLV is encoded by the coding sequence ATGTCCGCACGCACATCCGCCGAGATCACCGGCCTCTACCGCTATCCCGTCAAGGGCCTCACCCCCGAGGCGCTGGCGCGGGTTGCCCTCGCCGCCGGCGAGATGCTCCCCGCCGACCGCCGCTATGCGATCGAGAACGGCCCAAGCGGTTTCGATCCGGCCGCCCCCAAATGGCTGTCGAAGGCGCACTTCCTGATGCTGATGCGCGACGAGTGGCTGGCCGCCCTGAACACCCATTTCGACGAGCAAAGCCATCGCCTGACCATCCGCCGCCATGGCGCGGTCCAAGCCGAGGGTGATCTCGAAACGGCCGCGGGACGCACCGCCATCGAACGCTTCTTCGCGAACACCTATGCCGGACAGATCAAGGGTCCGCCCAAGGTGATTTCGAGCGACGGCCATCGCTTCTCCGACGTCGCGAGCAAGGTGGTCTCGATCATCAATCTGTCCAGTGTCCAGGCGATCGAGAATATCGTGGGCGCGCCGGTCCATCCCCTGCGCTTCCGCGCCAACCTCTATGTCCGCGGCTGGCCGGCCTGGCACGAGTTCGATCTGCTCGACCGCACGCTCGCGATCGGCAATGCGCGGCTGAAGGTGGTGAAGCGGATCAAGCGATGCGCCGCCATCAATGTCGACCCTGACACCGCGATGCGCGACCTCGCGATCCCGAACGACCTGATGCGCCGGCTCAACCACGCCGATTGCGGCGTCTATGCCGAGGTGATCTCGGCAGGCGAGATCGGCGTCGGCGATCAGGTCGCCGTCGAGCAGCCGACATTGGTGTGA